A genome region from Pseudorca crassidens isolate mPseCra1 chromosome 20, mPseCra1.hap1, whole genome shotgun sequence includes the following:
- the LOC137214386 gene encoding transmembrane protein 203-like codes for MLFSLRELVQWLGFATFEIFVHLLALLVFSVLLALRVDGLAPGLSWWNVFVPFFAADGLSTYITTIISVRLFQDGEKRLAMLRLFWFLTVLSLKFVFEMLLCQKLVEPTRELWFGLITSPVFILLQLLMIRACRVN; via the coding sequence ATGCTTTTCTCGCTCCGGGAGCTGGTGCAGTGGCTGGGCTTCGCTACCTTCGAGATCTTCGTGCACCTGTTGGCCCTGCTGGTGTTCTCCGTGCTGCTGGCCCTGCGTGTGGACGGCCTGGCTCCCGGCCTCTCCTGGTGGAACGTGTTCGTGCCCTTCTTCGCCGCTGACGGGCTCAGCACCTACATCACCACTATCATCTCCGTGCGCCTCTTTCAGGATGGAGAGAAGCGGCTGGCCATGCTCCGCCTTTTCTGGTTCCTCACGGTTCTTAGCCTGAAGTTCGTCTTCGAGATGTTGTTGTGCCAGAAGCTGGTGGAGCCGACTCGGGAACTCTGGTTCGGCCTGATCACGTCTCCGGTCTTCATTCTCCTGCAGCTGCTCATGATCCGTGCCTGCCGGGTCAACTAG